A single window of Bufo bufo chromosome 10, aBufBuf1.1, whole genome shotgun sequence DNA harbors:
- the LOC120980908 gene encoding anillin-like isoform X4: MEMKRQPLKRLCSDFTNESPRKRRYTAAEDGAENRVPGAQEELSTGTWPSLLRCTEREVKPDTPAIASVRSRIHMFQERRRRRADGAHDMKVDSLPWTESEVVVSGLMDAVSEEEVEPLAGCRDEGTVEKAGGKWGLEEHLPMAHSTLATQRPLHSDEEPASTETASRLRKERQEELAMVCAVLDRSNPWRAASMRQPQKRTLMPTSQDLSGGRRRRRVRTGRGRVKMGPILDSNSSGSESVEYSLEGSDGSLDISDDRCVSSLEVRLRRSCDSDCLTPEEPPSSLCDAADGSSPEAVIPDGDERRITLNSSELIDRIFEGVLDVSEAAEEPDVDLPPVSILSPLTKSLDIQAAISPLSSVVSSLPELHQEPPETPKTSIIEETHLPYSIDTYRTLQRNVLEEPTSQRRLATKNHLPKRQTEERVPMDAKEKIKLLSKEVTSLQRIIEQSCCALSYCVDAEHGKGTRQEAEAERLLLLSCEKKAALLKELERLRGGRSEEPLSSPGGELRPCHGSVTISEIRLPLKVDYVCSTILETGPAGHYFVILVRYGAYDVVATPLASASDAQTGDTIMFPTTVTLKDASADFRIEIEVYSLAQVGTALILDKRKSLKPKITPKKLLSSRKSSLNSPAYSPAVNTPLRSSNFLLVGSLNLTLESLGKLKFPLEKVPFLSPLEGNLYLKVQCQSHSSVQRSGFLTMFEDVSGLGAWHRRWCVLSGNTLSFWAYPDQENCKEPHGRTNLINCTSAKVEAAMRESCARPNTLELVTMRPQREDDVDSLVTQCRNMLCFTKSWLSADTREDRQLWMDSLNQVLLDLRTWKTSPGKVPSRRQAPPAVATAH; the protein is encoded by the exons ATGGAGATGAAGCGGCAGCCCCTCAAGCGTCTGT GTTCAGACTTCACCAACGAGTCACCGAGGAAGAGACGCTACACTGCAGCAGAGGATGGAGCTGAGAACAGAGTCCCCGGGGCCCAGGAAGAGCTCTCCACGGGGACGTGGCCTTCTCTGCTGCGCTGCACTGAGCGAGAGGTGAAACCAGACACCCCGGCCATCGCATCAGTGAGGTCCCGCATTCACATGTTtcaagagaggaggaggagaagag CAGATGGCGCTCATGATATGAAAGTCGACTCTTTGCCCTGGACGGAAAGTGAAGTG GTTGTCTCGGGGCTGATGGACGCTGTGTCTGAAGAGGAAGTGGAGCCACTGGCAG GATGCAGAGATGAGGGGACTGTGGAGAAGGCTGGAGGTAAATGGGGACTAGAAGAACATCTGCCGATGGCTCATAGCACCTTGGCCACCCAACGCCCTCTACACTCAGACGAGGAGCCTGCAAGTACAGAAACAGCCAGCCGCCTCCGCAAG gagcgTCAGGAAGAGCTGGCAATGGTGTGTGCAGTGCTGGACCGCAGCAACCCGTGGAGAGCGGCCTCAATGAGGCAGCCACAGAAGAGGACCCTGATGCCGACCAGTCAG GACCTCAGCGGAGGGAGAAGGCGACGCCGGGTTAGAACCGGACGTGGGCGTGTGAAAATGGGCCCCATTTTGGATTCAAACTCAAGT GGATCAGAGAGCGTGGAGTACTCTCTAGAAGGCAGCGATGGATCCCTCGATATATCAGATGATCGATGCGTTTCTTCTCTTGAAGTTCGGCTCAGAAGATCCTGTGATTCTG ATTGTCTTACCCCAGAGGAACCTCCGTCTTCCTTATGTGACGCAGCAGACGGGAGCTCTCCAGAAG CAGTGATTCCAGATGGAGATGAGAGGAGGATAACCCTGAACAGCTCGGAGCTGATCGATAGAATATTTGAGGGTGTGCTGGATGTGAGCGAGGCCGCTGAAGAGCCTGACGTGGACCTTCCTCCGGTGTCTATTCTGTCTCCTCTTACCAAGTCCCTAGATATTCAGGCTGCTATCAGCCCCCTG AGTTCTGTTGTGTCCAGTTTGCCGGAACTGCACCAAGAGCCCCCAGAAACCCCAAAGACCTCAATCATCGAGGAGACCCATCTTCCCTACAG CATTGACACTTACCGGACTCTGCAGAGGAATGTCCTAGAGGAGCCCACTTCCCAGAGGCGTTTGGCTACCAAGAACCACCTACCCAAGAGGCAGACCGAGGAGCGCGTGCCAATGGATGCGAAGGAGAAAATCAAG CTCCTAAGTAAAGAGGTGACCTCACTCCAACGCATTATTGAGCAGTCCTGCTGTGCGCTCAGCTACTGCGTGGACGCTGAACACGGGAAGGGAACGCGGCAGGAGGCGGAGGCCGAGCGTTTGCTCCTGTTGTCCT GTGAGAAGAAGGCTGCACTGCTGAAAGAGCTGGAACGACTTCGAGGAGGAAGATCAGAAGAGCCACTGTCCAGTCCTGGTGGTGAGCTGAGACCTTGTCATGGCTCGGTCACCATATCTGAAATCCGTCTGCCCCTGAAAGTGGACTATGTGTGCTCCACCATCCTGGAAACAG GGCCTGCCGGGCATTACTTCGTTATACTGGTCCGTTACGGAGCCTATGATGTGGTGGCTACACCTCTAGCCAGTGCTTCCGATGCTCAAACAGGGGACACCATAATGTTCCCTACAACGGTGACGCT GAAGGATGCCTCCGCAGACTTCAGAATAGAGATAGAGGTCTACAGCCTG GCACAAGTCGGAACTGCCCTGATCCTGGATAAGAGGAAGTCGCTGAAGCCCAAG ATCACACCCAAGAAGCTCCTGTCCTCCCGA AAATCCTCTTTGAACTCTCCAG CCTATAGTCCTGCAGTCAATACTCCTCTGCGGTCCAGTAATTTCCTGCTGGTTGGATCTCTGAACCTCACACTGGAATCTCTGGGCAAGCTCAAGTTTCCTCTGGAAAAG GTTCCATTTCTGTCTCCCTTGGAAGGAAACCTCTACCTAAAGGTGCAATGTCAGAGTCACTCCAGCGTCCAGCGCAGCGGATTCCTG ACCATGTTTGAGGATGTCAGTGGACTGGGTGCTTGGCACAGACGTTGGTGCGTCCTATCTGGGAACACTCTCTCATTTTGGGCATATCCAGACCAAGAGAACTGTAAG GAACCTCATGGGAGGACCAACCTCATCAACTGCACCAGTGCCAAGGTGGAGGCTGCCATGAGAGAGAGCTGTGCCCGGCCCAACACTCTGGAGCTGGTCACCATGCGACCACAGCGGGAGGACGACGTGGACAGCCTGGTGACACAGTGCCGCAACATGCTCTGCTTCACCAA GAGCTGGCTCTCTGCGGATACAAGGGAAGATCGGCAGCTGTGGATGGACTCCCTGAACCAAGTGCTTCTGGACCTCCGAACCTGGAAGACGAGTCCTGGGAAGGTGCCCTCAAGACGCCAAGCGCCGCCCGCTGTCGCCACTGCCCACTGA
- the LOC120980908 gene encoding anillin-like isoform X2: protein MEMKRQPLKRLCSDFTNESPRKRRYTAAEDGAENRVPGAQEELSTGTWPSLLRCTEREVKPDTPAIASVRSRIHMFQERRRRRADGAHDMKVDSLPWTESEVVVSGLMDAVSEEEVEPLAGCRDEGTVEKAGGKWGLEEHLPMAHSTLATQRPLHSDEEPASTETASRLRKERQEELAMVCAVLDRSNPWRAASMRQPQKRTLMPTSQDLSGGRRRRRVRTGRGRVKMGPILDSNSSGSESVEYSLEGSDGSLDISDDRCVSSLEVRLRRSCDSDCLTPEEPPSSLCDAADGSSPEVIPDGDERRITLNSSELIDRIFEGVLDVSEAAEEPDVDLPPVSILSPLTKSLDIQAAISPLSSVVSSLPELHQEPPETPKTSIIEETHLPYSIDTYRTLQRNVLEEPTSQRRLATKNHLPKRQTEERVPMDAKEKIKLLSKEVTSLQRIIEQSCCALSYCVDAEHGKGTRQEAEAERLLLLSCEKKAALLKELERLRGGRSEEPLSSPGGELRPCHGSVTISEIRLPLKVDYVCSTILETGPAGHYFVILVRYGAYDVVATPLASASDAQTGDTIMFPTTVTLKDASADFRIEIEVYSLAQVGTALILDKRKSLKPKITPKKLLSSRKSSLNSPAYSPAVNTPLRSSNFLLVGSLNLTLESLGKLKFPLEKMKLEGKVGRLLGNHFQDKVPFLSPLEGNLYLKVQCQSHSSVQRSGFLTMFEDVSGLGAWHRRWCVLSGNTLSFWAYPDQENCKEPHGRTNLINCTSAKVEAAMRESCARPNTLELVTMRPQREDDVDSLVTQCRNMLCFTKSWLSADTREDRQLWMDSLNQVLLDLRTWKTSPGKVPSRRQAPPAVATAH from the exons ATGGAGATGAAGCGGCAGCCCCTCAAGCGTCTGT GTTCAGACTTCACCAACGAGTCACCGAGGAAGAGACGCTACACTGCAGCAGAGGATGGAGCTGAGAACAGAGTCCCCGGGGCCCAGGAAGAGCTCTCCACGGGGACGTGGCCTTCTCTGCTGCGCTGCACTGAGCGAGAGGTGAAACCAGACACCCCGGCCATCGCATCAGTGAGGTCCCGCATTCACATGTTtcaagagaggaggaggagaagag CAGATGGCGCTCATGATATGAAAGTCGACTCTTTGCCCTGGACGGAAAGTGAAGTG GTTGTCTCGGGGCTGATGGACGCTGTGTCTGAAGAGGAAGTGGAGCCACTGGCAG GATGCAGAGATGAGGGGACTGTGGAGAAGGCTGGAGGTAAATGGGGACTAGAAGAACATCTGCCGATGGCTCATAGCACCTTGGCCACCCAACGCCCTCTACACTCAGACGAGGAGCCTGCAAGTACAGAAACAGCCAGCCGCCTCCGCAAG gagcgTCAGGAAGAGCTGGCAATGGTGTGTGCAGTGCTGGACCGCAGCAACCCGTGGAGAGCGGCCTCAATGAGGCAGCCACAGAAGAGGACCCTGATGCCGACCAGTCAG GACCTCAGCGGAGGGAGAAGGCGACGCCGGGTTAGAACCGGACGTGGGCGTGTGAAAATGGGCCCCATTTTGGATTCAAACTCAAGT GGATCAGAGAGCGTGGAGTACTCTCTAGAAGGCAGCGATGGATCCCTCGATATATCAGATGATCGATGCGTTTCTTCTCTTGAAGTTCGGCTCAGAAGATCCTGTGATTCTG ATTGTCTTACCCCAGAGGAACCTCCGTCTTCCTTATGTGACGCAGCAGACGGGAGCTCTCCAGAAG TGATTCCAGATGGAGATGAGAGGAGGATAACCCTGAACAGCTCGGAGCTGATCGATAGAATATTTGAGGGTGTGCTGGATGTGAGCGAGGCCGCTGAAGAGCCTGACGTGGACCTTCCTCCGGTGTCTATTCTGTCTCCTCTTACCAAGTCCCTAGATATTCAGGCTGCTATCAGCCCCCTG AGTTCTGTTGTGTCCAGTTTGCCGGAACTGCACCAAGAGCCCCCAGAAACCCCAAAGACCTCAATCATCGAGGAGACCCATCTTCCCTACAG CATTGACACTTACCGGACTCTGCAGAGGAATGTCCTAGAGGAGCCCACTTCCCAGAGGCGTTTGGCTACCAAGAACCACCTACCCAAGAGGCAGACCGAGGAGCGCGTGCCAATGGATGCGAAGGAGAAAATCAAG CTCCTAAGTAAAGAGGTGACCTCACTCCAACGCATTATTGAGCAGTCCTGCTGTGCGCTCAGCTACTGCGTGGACGCTGAACACGGGAAGGGAACGCGGCAGGAGGCGGAGGCCGAGCGTTTGCTCCTGTTGTCCT GTGAGAAGAAGGCTGCACTGCTGAAAGAGCTGGAACGACTTCGAGGAGGAAGATCAGAAGAGCCACTGTCCAGTCCTGGTGGTGAGCTGAGACCTTGTCATGGCTCGGTCACCATATCTGAAATCCGTCTGCCCCTGAAAGTGGACTATGTGTGCTCCACCATCCTGGAAACAG GGCCTGCCGGGCATTACTTCGTTATACTGGTCCGTTACGGAGCCTATGATGTGGTGGCTACACCTCTAGCCAGTGCTTCCGATGCTCAAACAGGGGACACCATAATGTTCCCTACAACGGTGACGCT GAAGGATGCCTCCGCAGACTTCAGAATAGAGATAGAGGTCTACAGCCTG GCACAAGTCGGAACTGCCCTGATCCTGGATAAGAGGAAGTCGCTGAAGCCCAAG ATCACACCCAAGAAGCTCCTGTCCTCCCGA AAATCCTCTTTGAACTCTCCAG CCTATAGTCCTGCAGTCAATACTCCTCTGCGGTCCAGTAATTTCCTGCTGGTTGGATCTCTGAACCTCACACTGGAATCTCTGGGCAAGCTCAAGTTTCCTCTGGAAAAG ATGAAATTGGAAGGGAAGGTCGGTCGTCTGCTTGGGAATCATTTCCAGGATAAG GTTCCATTTCTGTCTCCCTTGGAAGGAAACCTCTACCTAAAGGTGCAATGTCAGAGTCACTCCAGCGTCCAGCGCAGCGGATTCCTG ACCATGTTTGAGGATGTCAGTGGACTGGGTGCTTGGCACAGACGTTGGTGCGTCCTATCTGGGAACACTCTCTCATTTTGGGCATATCCAGACCAAGAGAACTGTAAG GAACCTCATGGGAGGACCAACCTCATCAACTGCACCAGTGCCAAGGTGGAGGCTGCCATGAGAGAGAGCTGTGCCCGGCCCAACACTCTGGAGCTGGTCACCATGCGACCACAGCGGGAGGACGACGTGGACAGCCTGGTGACACAGTGCCGCAACATGCTCTGCTTCACCAA GAGCTGGCTCTCTGCGGATACAAGGGAAGATCGGCAGCTGTGGATGGACTCCCTGAACCAAGTGCTTCTGGACCTCCGAACCTGGAAGACGAGTCCTGGGAAGGTGCCCTCAAGACGCCAAGCGCCGCCCGCTGTCGCCACTGCCCACTGA
- the LOC120980908 gene encoding anillin-like isoform X5, with protein MEMKRQPLKRLCSDFTNESPRKRRYTAAEDGAENRVPGAQEELSTGTWPSLLRCTEREVKPDTPAIASVRSRIHMFQERRRRRADGAHDMKVDSLPWTESEVVVSGLMDAVSEEEVEPLAGCRDEGTVEKAGGKWGLEEHLPMAHSTLATQRPLHSDEEPASTETASRLRKERQEELAMVCAVLDRSNPWRAASMRQPQKRTLMPTSQGSESVEYSLEGSDGSLDISDDRCVSSLEVRLRRSCDSDCLTPEEPPSSLCDAADGSSPEAVIPDGDERRITLNSSELIDRIFEGVLDVSEAAEEPDVDLPPVSILSPLTKSLDIQAAISPLSSVVSSLPELHQEPPETPKTSIIEETHLPYSIDTYRTLQRNVLEEPTSQRRLATKNHLPKRQTEERVPMDAKEKIKLLSKEVTSLQRIIEQSCCALSYCVDAEHGKGTRQEAEAERLLLLSCEKKAALLKELERLRGGRSEEPLSSPGGELRPCHGSVTISEIRLPLKVDYVCSTILETGPAGHYFVILVRYGAYDVVATPLASASDAQTGDTIMFPTTVTLKDASADFRIEIEVYSLAQVGTALILDKRKSLKPKITPKKLLSSRKSSLNSPAYSPAVNTPLRSSNFLLVGSLNLTLESLGKLKFPLEKMKLEGKVGRLLGNHFQDKVPFLSPLEGNLYLKVQCQSHSSVQRSGFLTMFEDVSGLGAWHRRWCVLSGNTLSFWAYPDQENCKEPHGRTNLINCTSAKVEAAMRESCARPNTLELVTMRPQREDDVDSLVTQCRNMLCFTKSWLSADTREDRQLWMDSLNQVLLDLRTWKTSPGKVPSRRQAPPAVATAH; from the exons ATGGAGATGAAGCGGCAGCCCCTCAAGCGTCTGT GTTCAGACTTCACCAACGAGTCACCGAGGAAGAGACGCTACACTGCAGCAGAGGATGGAGCTGAGAACAGAGTCCCCGGGGCCCAGGAAGAGCTCTCCACGGGGACGTGGCCTTCTCTGCTGCGCTGCACTGAGCGAGAGGTGAAACCAGACACCCCGGCCATCGCATCAGTGAGGTCCCGCATTCACATGTTtcaagagaggaggaggagaagag CAGATGGCGCTCATGATATGAAAGTCGACTCTTTGCCCTGGACGGAAAGTGAAGTG GTTGTCTCGGGGCTGATGGACGCTGTGTCTGAAGAGGAAGTGGAGCCACTGGCAG GATGCAGAGATGAGGGGACTGTGGAGAAGGCTGGAGGTAAATGGGGACTAGAAGAACATCTGCCGATGGCTCATAGCACCTTGGCCACCCAACGCCCTCTACACTCAGACGAGGAGCCTGCAAGTACAGAAACAGCCAGCCGCCTCCGCAAG gagcgTCAGGAAGAGCTGGCAATGGTGTGTGCAGTGCTGGACCGCAGCAACCCGTGGAGAGCGGCCTCAATGAGGCAGCCACAGAAGAGGACCCTGATGCCGACCAGTCAG GGATCAGAGAGCGTGGAGTACTCTCTAGAAGGCAGCGATGGATCCCTCGATATATCAGATGATCGATGCGTTTCTTCTCTTGAAGTTCGGCTCAGAAGATCCTGTGATTCTG ATTGTCTTACCCCAGAGGAACCTCCGTCTTCCTTATGTGACGCAGCAGACGGGAGCTCTCCAGAAG CAGTGATTCCAGATGGAGATGAGAGGAGGATAACCCTGAACAGCTCGGAGCTGATCGATAGAATATTTGAGGGTGTGCTGGATGTGAGCGAGGCCGCTGAAGAGCCTGACGTGGACCTTCCTCCGGTGTCTATTCTGTCTCCTCTTACCAAGTCCCTAGATATTCAGGCTGCTATCAGCCCCCTG AGTTCTGTTGTGTCCAGTTTGCCGGAACTGCACCAAGAGCCCCCAGAAACCCCAAAGACCTCAATCATCGAGGAGACCCATCTTCCCTACAG CATTGACACTTACCGGACTCTGCAGAGGAATGTCCTAGAGGAGCCCACTTCCCAGAGGCGTTTGGCTACCAAGAACCACCTACCCAAGAGGCAGACCGAGGAGCGCGTGCCAATGGATGCGAAGGAGAAAATCAAG CTCCTAAGTAAAGAGGTGACCTCACTCCAACGCATTATTGAGCAGTCCTGCTGTGCGCTCAGCTACTGCGTGGACGCTGAACACGGGAAGGGAACGCGGCAGGAGGCGGAGGCCGAGCGTTTGCTCCTGTTGTCCT GTGAGAAGAAGGCTGCACTGCTGAAAGAGCTGGAACGACTTCGAGGAGGAAGATCAGAAGAGCCACTGTCCAGTCCTGGTGGTGAGCTGAGACCTTGTCATGGCTCGGTCACCATATCTGAAATCCGTCTGCCCCTGAAAGTGGACTATGTGTGCTCCACCATCCTGGAAACAG GGCCTGCCGGGCATTACTTCGTTATACTGGTCCGTTACGGAGCCTATGATGTGGTGGCTACACCTCTAGCCAGTGCTTCCGATGCTCAAACAGGGGACACCATAATGTTCCCTACAACGGTGACGCT GAAGGATGCCTCCGCAGACTTCAGAATAGAGATAGAGGTCTACAGCCTG GCACAAGTCGGAACTGCCCTGATCCTGGATAAGAGGAAGTCGCTGAAGCCCAAG ATCACACCCAAGAAGCTCCTGTCCTCCCGA AAATCCTCTTTGAACTCTCCAG CCTATAGTCCTGCAGTCAATACTCCTCTGCGGTCCAGTAATTTCCTGCTGGTTGGATCTCTGAACCTCACACTGGAATCTCTGGGCAAGCTCAAGTTTCCTCTGGAAAAG ATGAAATTGGAAGGGAAGGTCGGTCGTCTGCTTGGGAATCATTTCCAGGATAAG GTTCCATTTCTGTCTCCCTTGGAAGGAAACCTCTACCTAAAGGTGCAATGTCAGAGTCACTCCAGCGTCCAGCGCAGCGGATTCCTG ACCATGTTTGAGGATGTCAGTGGACTGGGTGCTTGGCACAGACGTTGGTGCGTCCTATCTGGGAACACTCTCTCATTTTGGGCATATCCAGACCAAGAGAACTGTAAG GAACCTCATGGGAGGACCAACCTCATCAACTGCACCAGTGCCAAGGTGGAGGCTGCCATGAGAGAGAGCTGTGCCCGGCCCAACACTCTGGAGCTGGTCACCATGCGACCACAGCGGGAGGACGACGTGGACAGCCTGGTGACACAGTGCCGCAACATGCTCTGCTTCACCAA GAGCTGGCTCTCTGCGGATACAAGGGAAGATCGGCAGCTGTGGATGGACTCCCTGAACCAAGTGCTTCTGGACCTCCGAACCTGGAAGACGAGTCCTGGGAAGGTGCCCTCAAGACGCCAAGCGCCGCCCGCTGTCGCCACTGCCCACTGA
- the LOC120980908 gene encoding anillin-like isoform X1: MEMKRQPLKRLCSDFTNESPRKRRYTAAEDGAENRVPGAQEELSTGTWPSLLRCTEREVKPDTPAIASVRSRIHMFQERRRRRADGAHDMKVDSLPWTESEVVVSGLMDAVSEEEVEPLAGCRDEGTVEKAGGKWGLEEHLPMAHSTLATQRPLHSDEEPASTETASRLRKERQEELAMVCAVLDRSNPWRAASMRQPQKRTLMPTSQDLSGGRRRRRVRTGRGRVKMGPILDSNSSGSESVEYSLEGSDGSLDISDDRCVSSLEVRLRRSCDSDCLTPEEPPSSLCDAADGSSPEAVIPDGDERRITLNSSELIDRIFEGVLDVSEAAEEPDVDLPPVSILSPLTKSLDIQAAISPLSSVVSSLPELHQEPPETPKTSIIEETHLPYSIDTYRTLQRNVLEEPTSQRRLATKNHLPKRQTEERVPMDAKEKIKLLSKEVTSLQRIIEQSCCALSYCVDAEHGKGTRQEAEAERLLLLSCEKKAALLKELERLRGGRSEEPLSSPGGELRPCHGSVTISEIRLPLKVDYVCSTILETGPAGHYFVILVRYGAYDVVATPLASASDAQTGDTIMFPTTVTLKDASADFRIEIEVYSLAQVGTALILDKRKSLKPKITPKKLLSSRKSSLNSPAYSPAVNTPLRSSNFLLVGSLNLTLESLGKLKFPLEKMKLEGKVGRLLGNHFQDKVPFLSPLEGNLYLKVQCQSHSSVQRSGFLTMFEDVSGLGAWHRRWCVLSGNTLSFWAYPDQENCKEPHGRTNLINCTSAKVEAAMRESCARPNTLELVTMRPQREDDVDSLVTQCRNMLCFTKSWLSADTREDRQLWMDSLNQVLLDLRTWKTSPGKVPSRRQAPPAVATAH; the protein is encoded by the exons ATGGAGATGAAGCGGCAGCCCCTCAAGCGTCTGT GTTCAGACTTCACCAACGAGTCACCGAGGAAGAGACGCTACACTGCAGCAGAGGATGGAGCTGAGAACAGAGTCCCCGGGGCCCAGGAAGAGCTCTCCACGGGGACGTGGCCTTCTCTGCTGCGCTGCACTGAGCGAGAGGTGAAACCAGACACCCCGGCCATCGCATCAGTGAGGTCCCGCATTCACATGTTtcaagagaggaggaggagaagag CAGATGGCGCTCATGATATGAAAGTCGACTCTTTGCCCTGGACGGAAAGTGAAGTG GTTGTCTCGGGGCTGATGGACGCTGTGTCTGAAGAGGAAGTGGAGCCACTGGCAG GATGCAGAGATGAGGGGACTGTGGAGAAGGCTGGAGGTAAATGGGGACTAGAAGAACATCTGCCGATGGCTCATAGCACCTTGGCCACCCAACGCCCTCTACACTCAGACGAGGAGCCTGCAAGTACAGAAACAGCCAGCCGCCTCCGCAAG gagcgTCAGGAAGAGCTGGCAATGGTGTGTGCAGTGCTGGACCGCAGCAACCCGTGGAGAGCGGCCTCAATGAGGCAGCCACAGAAGAGGACCCTGATGCCGACCAGTCAG GACCTCAGCGGAGGGAGAAGGCGACGCCGGGTTAGAACCGGACGTGGGCGTGTGAAAATGGGCCCCATTTTGGATTCAAACTCAAGT GGATCAGAGAGCGTGGAGTACTCTCTAGAAGGCAGCGATGGATCCCTCGATATATCAGATGATCGATGCGTTTCTTCTCTTGAAGTTCGGCTCAGAAGATCCTGTGATTCTG ATTGTCTTACCCCAGAGGAACCTCCGTCTTCCTTATGTGACGCAGCAGACGGGAGCTCTCCAGAAG CAGTGATTCCAGATGGAGATGAGAGGAGGATAACCCTGAACAGCTCGGAGCTGATCGATAGAATATTTGAGGGTGTGCTGGATGTGAGCGAGGCCGCTGAAGAGCCTGACGTGGACCTTCCTCCGGTGTCTATTCTGTCTCCTCTTACCAAGTCCCTAGATATTCAGGCTGCTATCAGCCCCCTG AGTTCTGTTGTGTCCAGTTTGCCGGAACTGCACCAAGAGCCCCCAGAAACCCCAAAGACCTCAATCATCGAGGAGACCCATCTTCCCTACAG CATTGACACTTACCGGACTCTGCAGAGGAATGTCCTAGAGGAGCCCACTTCCCAGAGGCGTTTGGCTACCAAGAACCACCTACCCAAGAGGCAGACCGAGGAGCGCGTGCCAATGGATGCGAAGGAGAAAATCAAG CTCCTAAGTAAAGAGGTGACCTCACTCCAACGCATTATTGAGCAGTCCTGCTGTGCGCTCAGCTACTGCGTGGACGCTGAACACGGGAAGGGAACGCGGCAGGAGGCGGAGGCCGAGCGTTTGCTCCTGTTGTCCT GTGAGAAGAAGGCTGCACTGCTGAAAGAGCTGGAACGACTTCGAGGAGGAAGATCAGAAGAGCCACTGTCCAGTCCTGGTGGTGAGCTGAGACCTTGTCATGGCTCGGTCACCATATCTGAAATCCGTCTGCCCCTGAAAGTGGACTATGTGTGCTCCACCATCCTGGAAACAG GGCCTGCCGGGCATTACTTCGTTATACTGGTCCGTTACGGAGCCTATGATGTGGTGGCTACACCTCTAGCCAGTGCTTCCGATGCTCAAACAGGGGACACCATAATGTTCCCTACAACGGTGACGCT GAAGGATGCCTCCGCAGACTTCAGAATAGAGATAGAGGTCTACAGCCTG GCACAAGTCGGAACTGCCCTGATCCTGGATAAGAGGAAGTCGCTGAAGCCCAAG ATCACACCCAAGAAGCTCCTGTCCTCCCGA AAATCCTCTTTGAACTCTCCAG CCTATAGTCCTGCAGTCAATACTCCTCTGCGGTCCAGTAATTTCCTGCTGGTTGGATCTCTGAACCTCACACTGGAATCTCTGGGCAAGCTCAAGTTTCCTCTGGAAAAG ATGAAATTGGAAGGGAAGGTCGGTCGTCTGCTTGGGAATCATTTCCAGGATAAG GTTCCATTTCTGTCTCCCTTGGAAGGAAACCTCTACCTAAAGGTGCAATGTCAGAGTCACTCCAGCGTCCAGCGCAGCGGATTCCTG ACCATGTTTGAGGATGTCAGTGGACTGGGTGCTTGGCACAGACGTTGGTGCGTCCTATCTGGGAACACTCTCTCATTTTGGGCATATCCAGACCAAGAGAACTGTAAG GAACCTCATGGGAGGACCAACCTCATCAACTGCACCAGTGCCAAGGTGGAGGCTGCCATGAGAGAGAGCTGTGCCCGGCCCAACACTCTGGAGCTGGTCACCATGCGACCACAGCGGGAGGACGACGTGGACAGCCTGGTGACACAGTGCCGCAACATGCTCTGCTTCACCAA GAGCTGGCTCTCTGCGGATACAAGGGAAGATCGGCAGCTGTGGATGGACTCCCTGAACCAAGTGCTTCTGGACCTCCGAACCTGGAAGACGAGTCCTGGGAAGGTGCCCTCAAGACGCCAAGCGCCGCCCGCTGTCGCCACTGCCCACTGA